ctGCAGCAAAACAAACGCTGCCGGTCGCCAGTGTGACCGTAGTAGGGCCGGCAAAATACACCAACATTTTTCATCCGAAATACACTGTTTCCACCTCAGTCCACAGCAAAATTCATTACACAACCGTtcctaaatttaaaaaatgcgcgtaataaaataaatatatagctGGGCAGAATTTAATTAGTAAGCGCTAACAATTTCCTCATCAATTTTAATGTAATCATTATGAAAAGTGCAAATACCCTTTATGTCATCTTCACCGCAGTGGCAGCACTATGAAGCATATTGCACAGATACGGCAGCACAACAAGAGGTTTTGTTTACAGCACGCCGGCTGCAGTTTTAAAGAACTAGaaagatatttatttgtaatttaagaCAATTTTTTCACACACGAACTCACCATGTCACAGACCATGCCGCCGGAAAACTTAAGCGTGAGTAGCGAGCATCAAGCTAATACAGATTGGGCCCTAATGCCATCTCATTCCAGAGCCGCCTGTTGACGGTGCTCAGTTTGCCTCTTTTCGAGCGCGTGCACGAGCTGAGCATCCTGTTCGATCGGTGCTCCCTGCGCCAAGTGCAGGAGATCTTCCCCCACATTGTGCACTCCATCTTCGGGATCAGTGGCAATCCCTTGGGCTGGGGCCTGCGGACCACGACGCTGGAGAACAACCCACTGCACTTCCAGACGCTGCAGCAGTTCTTCGGCGTCTGTGGTCCTTGGATGCACGTTTGTCACCGCCTGCTTCTCGACCAGTACAAATTCGAGCTGGACATCAACCTGCTGCCGGTAGGTGTATTAAATATAAGGATACCATGACTTCTCCTAATTCCTTTCGTTTCAGGCCAAATTCGTTAGCCTGCTGCAGAATGGTCAAAATCCCCGGTTTTATGCGGAACTCATCAATGTAGATGCGATGGTACACCAGGTGTCCACGCTCTCGCTCAACGCCTTCGACTTCTATGTGATTCACTTTGTGCTGTACGCTCTGCAGCCGCTGCACTCTATTAATCCCATAGCCATGCAAATCCACAACGTGCGCAGCAAAACGATTTACCTGAAACTGGTGTCCGAGTACCTTAACAACTTCCTGCCGTTGGTGCCCGATGCACGCATAGAACCGGTGCACTTCAGCAGCGGCGTTAAGGCTCCACAGCCATTGCCAGCGCAGGCATTACAACCCCAAAGACAACCACGCTACATAAAGATCCCCAGCTCCTATCGCAATGGCGGAAACGTGTCGGGCGGAGGTGGCAGTCCCAATGCAAGCGTTGGCGGCGGTAACACATCACCACAGTCCAACAGCCCAAATGCCAGCGCGAACAGGGCCTACGCCTGGCGATCTGAGAGTGTACTCCACTTTTTCGTAGACATCTGGCTGCGCTACGACATTGAGTCGGAGCATCATTTGCCCAGCAGCGATTTTGTGCGCGGCGTACGCACCTTGGTCAAGCAGGTCCACTTCTTTGCGAATGGGGCTCAGCTCGATCACAGTTCGCTGTGCACGCTGCGCAAGGTATCGTTGAGTATGGTTAAGGCAAGGATCTACGCCTTTATATGTGGTTTGATCGATCGTTGGCCCCTGGACAGCTCGTTAATGGTGGTGCTGGAGCTCTGGCTCAGTTACATTCAGCCATGGAGATATACTATGGCGGCACTGAACAATAACACGTAATAATAGATATAACTTATAGATTGAAATAATGGAAAACCTTAATACtctatttttcttttcagACCTAGTCTTTCTTACAGGCCGCCCATTTTGTCCTGCTTCGATGGCTT
This genomic stretch from Drosophila yakuba strain Tai18E2 chromosome 3R, Prin_Dyak_Tai18E2_2.1, whole genome shotgun sequence harbors:
- the LOC6537381 gene encoding sphingomyelin phosphodiesterase 4, translated to MSQTMPPENLSSRLLTVLSLPLFERVHELSILFDRCSLRQVQEIFPHIVHSIFGISGNPLGWGLRTTTLENNPLHFQTLQQFFGVCGPWMHVCHRLLLDQYKFELDINLLPAKFVSLLQNGQNPRFYAELINVDAMVHQVSTLSLNAFDFYVIHFVLYALQPLHSINPIAMQIHNVRSKTIYLKLVSEYLNNFLPLVPDARIEPVHFSSGVKAPQPLPAQALQPQRQPRYIKIPSSYRNGGNVSGGGGSPNASVGGGNTSPQSNSPNASANRAYAWRSESVLHFFVDIWLRYDIESEHHLPSSDFVRGVRTLVKQVHFFANGAQLDHSSLCTLRKVSLSMVKARIYAFICGLIDRWPLDSSLMVVLELWLSYIQPWRYTMAALNNNTPSLSYRPPILSCFDGFIIDNLIMYTHVFMQLLPHFGRLDYTVYRNAFMLYRLATIFSQHDLVDRLQRFERLHGGNACGFDSPQRQVNMMNKSYSPGSQWNQVVSTSSAKLFSYTMQTQMESFLFLISMARNSVLRDIAKLRNEIAEKQRSEGFLKNFYNKLFGECTQDEVTLREFSRIPEVLRQCIDAFCRTFNVDQANLSMHENLPEEPSLPTATAVQNFSFFDASDSMDTSKLNPHQMSLNASSMHATVDPATLPIQTNEVKALVRMLHFVSDKINRKYGTQIQGFYVRDDYCGKVARQLLYAPMTEQWFDKSSGQADICENMVPPRVCLRPLGSIPALTTIGCSLLLGQLLWGAPILGLFILATVLLVYTLLQALFS